The Thermodesulfobacteriota bacterium genome segment CCTCTCTGCAGTACCCTGTATTTCAACAAACAAACCGCTACCAGTCATTACAAAATTCATATCTACTTCAGCATTAGAATCTTCCTTATAATTTAGATCAAGAAGCATCTGTCCATCCACCATGCCTACACTGAGGGCAGCTACGTAATCTAAAATTGGCATTTTGTCAATCTCCCCCTTTGCTTTCAGTGTATGGAATGCTTCAGCCAAGGCGATAAAGGCTCCTGTAATGGATACCGTCCTTGTACCACCATCTGCTTCTATAACATCACAATCCAGCAAGATGGTTCTTTCACCAAATCTCTTCAGGTCGGTAACGACCCTCATAGAACGGCCAATCAATCTCTGTATTTCATGAGTTCTGCCTCCTTTTTTTCCAGTAGATGACTCCCTAACTGTACGCACCATAGTTGATCTTGGTAACATTGAATATTCAGCAGTTATCCAACCCTGATTTGCATTCTGTAAAAAAGGGGGGACCCTGTTTTCTACAGTAGCGGTACATATTACTCTGGTATTACCCATCTCAATCAAGACCGAGCCTTCTGCGTGTTTTATGTAATCTTTTGTTATAGCTACCTTACGTATTTCATCGGGCATACGCCCATCATTTCTCATTGTCTCTCCTGACTTTTTAGGATGTGATACATTCTTGA includes the following:
- the rph gene encoding ribonuclease PH; its protein translation is MRNDGRMPDEIRKVAITKDYIKHAEGSVLIEMGNTRVICTATVENRVPPFLQNANQGWITAEYSMLPRSTMVRTVRESSTGKKGGRTHEIQRLIGRSMRVVTDLKRFGERTILLDCDVIEADGGTRTVSITGAFIALAEAFHTLKAKGEIDKMPILDYVAALSVGMVDGQMLLDLNYKEDSNAEVDMNFVMTGSGLFVEIQGTAERKAFSKDQIDKMTELASKGIGELIAKQREMIGYLF